Part of the Methylomonas rapida genome is shown below.
TCTTCATTACCGATCGTATAGCCGCTGTCGCCGACCGCAAGTTTTTGTGCGAACTTGAAGTCGGCCGGAAATTCGGCATGAATACGGTAAATCGGCTCGCCTTCATGAACTTTATCGCCGAGTTTTTTCAATAAATCCACGCCTGCCTTTTTATCCATTGGCGCGCCGGCGATACGGGCGATTTTGGCCATCTGGAAATTATCGATATGTGTCACTACGCCGTCTTGTTCAGACAATACCTCATGACATAGAGTACCGGGCGTCAAATCGATCGGCTTCGCGCCTTGTGCCTGGATTAAATCGTTCATTTTCGCCATGGCCCTTCCAGAGTCGAGGATGTCTCGCGCAATCGCATACCCCTGTCCGCCTCTGACATCTGGATCGAATTCGATGATCCGTCCGGCTAATTGCAAAGATTTTTGGCGCAAATCGAATGGCGCGTCGGGATTGTTTTCCAACACTTTCATGATATCGCGCGCCTCCAGCACGGGTCCTATGCCGAGGCCAATAGGCTGGCGACCATCGGTGATCATGACTTCCAGATGAAGATTCAGCCGATCGCCGACGAATTCGAACAATTTGCGTAACGCCAAGGCTTGCCGCATGTATCTGACTTTTGCGGTCGGTCCAACCGGGATATCGATCAACAAGTGCGAGGAACCGGCAGCCAATTTCTTCGACAGGATCGAGGCCACCATCTGCCCTTGTGAGTCAATACCGAGAGGTCTTTCGACCGAAATCAGCAAATCGTCGACCGGCGCCAGTTTGGCGGTACCGCCCCAGGCCAGGCAGCCGCGATATTGGCGCACGATGTCATGCAGATGCTCCGGCTGCAGGTTGACTTCCGCCAACACTTCCATGGTATCGGCTGTTCCCGCCGGCGAAGTGATCGCACGGCTCGAGGTCTTGGGAATCAACATACCGTGGGCAGCCACGATGGGCACGACCAGCATCGAAGTCCGGTTACCCGGTATGCCACCGATGCAATGTTTGTCTGCGACCAACGCTTCATGCCAGTTCATGCGCTCGCCCGATTCCAGCATTGCGCGAGTCAAATACAGCAGTTCGTCGCGGTCGAGGTTGTTTTGTCCAGTCGCCACCAAAAAAGCCGCCATTTCCATCTTTGAATAACGGGTATCGACGATGTCTTTGGTAATACTGTCGAAATCCTCCTGGCTTAAACGTTCGCCATTGATCTTGCGTCTTACCGCGTCCATCGATTCGGGTGCCTCGGCATGCTCGACGGTCACCAGGGCTTTCTCGGCGATGTTCAACTGATTGAACGCCTGCTCGGAAAGTCCAAGCTCGCCGGGCAGCACAATGGAACTGTCGTCAACCACATT
Proteins encoded:
- a CDS encoding thymidine phosphorylase family protein — translated: MSNDTLQIRRIGIDTYHENVAYLNRECAIYRAEGFQALSKIKVCANGAKVLAVLNVVDDSSIVLPGELGLSEQAFNQLNIAEKALVTVEHAEAPESMDAVRRKINGERLSQEDFDSITKDIVDTRYSKMEMAAFLVATGQNNLDRDELLYLTRAMLESGERMNWHEALVADKHCIGGIPGNRTSMLVVPIVAAHGMLIPKTSSRAITSPAGTADTMEVLAEVNLQPEHLHDIVRQYRGCLAWGGTAKLAPVDDLLISVERPLGIDSQGQMVASILSKKLAAGSSHLLIDIPVGPTAKVRYMRQALALRKLFEFVGDRLNLHLEVMITDGRQPIGLGIGPVLEARDIMKVLENNPDAPFDLRQKSLQLAGRIIEFDPDVRGGQGYAIARDILDSGRAMAKMNDLIQAQGAKPIDLTPGTLCHEVLSEQDGVVTHIDNFQMAKIARIAGAPMDKKAGVDLLKKLGDKVHEGEPIYRIHAEFPADFKFAQKLAVGDSGYTIGNEEHILKPLVPFY